Proteins co-encoded in one Bacillus sp. FSL H8-0547 genomic window:
- a CDS encoding DedA family protein, producing MKELLYTLLEMLADLGYYGIALGLMIEIIPSEIVLGYGGYLISLGRVDFTGAVIAGVVGGTLAQLFLYWMGYYGGRPFLERFGKYLFISSHHLDLSEKWFEKYGAGVIFTARFIPVVRHAISIPAGIGRMPLWRFTVYTVAAMIPWTIFFLYMGIQLGTNWTQIKEAAEPFVLPMILIMTLAGIGYYLMKKNEAGEKRM from the coding sequence ATGAAGGAGCTACTTTACACATTGCTTGAGATGCTTGCAGATCTTGGATATTACGGGATTGCACTCGGTTTGATGATTGAAATCATTCCGAGTGAAATTGTACTTGGCTACGGAGGATATTTGATCTCGCTCGGACGAGTGGACTTTACTGGTGCTGTCATCGCCGGCGTTGTTGGCGGAACACTAGCCCAGCTGTTTCTTTATTGGATGGGGTATTACGGAGGAAGACCTTTTCTTGAGAGGTTTGGAAAATATCTTTTCATCAGCAGCCATCATCTGGATCTTTCTGAAAAATGGTTTGAAAAATACGGAGCGGGCGTTATTTTCACGGCAAGATTTATCCCTGTTGTGAGGCACGCCATCTCCATTCCTGCCGGGATTGGGAGAATGCCGCTCTGGAGATTCACCGTGTACACGGTGGCAGCCATGATTCCCTGGACCATTTTCTTTTTATATATGGGCATTCAGCTTGGCACGAACTGGACGCAAATTAAAGAAGCCGCAGAGCCGTTTGTGCTGCCGATGATTCTCATTATGACGCTTGCTGGCATTGGCTATTACTTAATGAAAAAAAATGAAGCAGGAGAAAAAAGAATGTAA
- a CDS encoding ABC transporter ATP-binding protein, with product MNVSIKGLTKEYGKKKALDAMTMELEGNKIYGLLGRNGAGKTTLMQILAGQVMPDGGEVLVGGQKPFENQRITESICLINESENFKKGMKIGDIFKFAGYFYPNWSPETAERLLEEFSLDKKMKVKSLSKGMESALGITVGLASRSPITIFDEPYIGLDAAARSRFYDLLLEEYEVQERTFILSTHLIDEVSRLLEEVLIVSEGKLLMQKNADELREESFIVNGPRSDVSAFTAGKNVIHRKAFGSMEQAVLYGESKSEARKAGLNVEHVPVQELMVYLTEKTKGGVSA from the coding sequence ATGAACGTTAGCATTAAGGGATTAACAAAAGAGTATGGAAAAAAGAAAGCACTGGACGCCATGACAATGGAACTTGAAGGGAATAAAATCTACGGCCTGCTTGGACGGAACGGAGCTGGAAAAACTACGCTGATGCAAATCCTTGCAGGGCAGGTCATGCCTGATGGCGGCGAGGTCCTGGTCGGCGGGCAGAAGCCATTTGAAAATCAGAGGATCACAGAGTCGATCTGCCTCATCAATGAAAGCGAAAATTTTAAAAAGGGAATGAAAATTGGCGACATATTCAAATTTGCAGGGTATTTCTACCCGAACTGGAGTCCTGAGACGGCAGAAAGACTCCTTGAAGAATTTTCGCTGGATAAAAAAATGAAGGTTAAATCGCTGTCAAAAGGAATGGAGTCCGCGCTCGGCATCACAGTAGGACTTGCAAGCCGCTCGCCTATTACCATCTTCGATGAACCGTATATCGGCCTTGATGCTGCAGCACGCAGCAGATTTTACGATCTTCTCCTCGAAGAATATGAGGTGCAGGAAAGGACATTCATTCTGTCTACACACCTTATTGATGAAGTCAGCAGGCTGCTTGAAGAAGTTCTGATTGTTTCGGAGGGAAAACTGCTGATGCAGAAAAATGCCGATGAACTTCGCGAGGAATCGTTTATCGTAAACGGCCCAAGGTCAGATGTATCCGCATTTACAGCAGGAAAGAATGTCATTCACCGGAAAGCATTCGGCAGCATGGAACAGGCAGTGCTGTATGGAGAAAGTAAGTCCGAGGCCCGAAAAGCGGGCTTGAACGTCGAGCATGTTCCTGTCCAGGAACTGATGGTTTATTTGACTGAAAAAACGAAAGGCGGGGTTTCAGCATGA
- a CDS encoding GntR family transcriptional regulator, which produces MNPFLDTDRPIFQQIAEQIEDDIINGLVQEGERVPSTNEFAAHYQINPATAAKGINQLVEKGILFKKRGIGMFVADGAKNKLIHQRKEQFFEAYILPLKSEAQKLNISVSDLKEMLEKGGGKNER; this is translated from the coding sequence ATGAATCCATTTTTAGACACTGACAGGCCGATATTTCAGCAGATTGCAGAACAGATTGAAGACGATATCATCAATGGCTTAGTGCAGGAGGGAGAGAGGGTGCCATCAACAAATGAATTTGCAGCGCACTATCAGATCAACCCTGCAACTGCAGCAAAGGGAATCAACCAGCTGGTTGAAAAAGGCATTCTTTTTAAGAAAAGGGGAATTGGGATGTTTGTAGCAGACGGGGCAAAAAACAAGCTGATTCATCAGCGCAAGGAGCAGTTTTTTGAAGCCTATATCCTCCCGCTGAAATCCGAGGCGCAAAAGCTGAATATCAGTGTGAGCGATTTGAAAGAAATGCTTGAAAAAGGGGGCGGGAAAAATGAACGTTAG
- a CDS encoding DUF3889 domain-containing protein — MNRILILLLLCLPAVFVQGQTQAAAETGVLSYEEYGRVAMKKTMEKYPGAQITDYLHVGKKTKGAISTETFKLVLKERGKTFEIFVFVEYSEKTKKVTNVTFKDA; from the coding sequence ATGAACCGTATCTTGATTCTTCTTTTGCTGTGCCTTCCGGCCGTTTTTGTCCAGGGACAAACTCAAGCTGCGGCTGAAACCGGTGTACTGTCGTATGAAGAGTACGGAAGAGTGGCCATGAAGAAAACGATGGAAAAATACCCTGGTGCACAGATCACCGATTATCTTCATGTCGGGAAAAAGACAAAAGGCGCCATCTCAACAGAAACGTTCAAGCTTGTGTTAAAGGAGCGGGGCAAAACGTTTGAGATCTTTGTGTTTGTTGAATACAGCGAAAAGACGAAAAAGGTAACGAATGTTACTTTCAAAGATGCATAA
- a CDS encoding GNAT family N-acetyltransferase, with protein MITCKRLSECTLQDALIAWNKGFEGYDFDMTLTLEAFLNRLVFENLSPALSIVAFDGTEPVGLILNGIRSIDGKNVSWNGGTGVAPAYRSKGVGKKMMEEVLSIYEKAGVHTATLEALSHNERAIRLYEKMGYQTTDQLIHLGYSAPLTCDPNHGPHDIHWKKPHDLAEHSFCSRLIPWQVQWQNIRDGEALLAVENGETIGYSLSKRKYDEDGKLSGILLFQCEAHPEHENKESVLKSLLHEAFAFSNEANVSRTAVNFSKTHPVCGILEDEGFIVKAEQVFMVREMTA; from the coding sequence ATGATCACATGTAAGCGGCTGTCCGAATGTACACTCCAGGATGCACTGATTGCGTGGAACAAGGGGTTTGAAGGCTATGATTTTGATATGACTCTTACTCTTGAAGCTTTTCTGAACAGACTCGTATTTGAAAATCTTTCTCCTGCTCTGTCCATTGTGGCTTTTGACGGAACAGAACCCGTGGGGCTGATCTTAAACGGCATCAGGTCCATTGATGGGAAAAACGTCTCCTGGAACGGCGGCACCGGAGTTGCCCCTGCATACCGAAGCAAAGGCGTCGGGAAAAAGATGATGGAAGAAGTCCTTTCCATCTATGAAAAAGCAGGAGTCCACACAGCCACACTTGAAGCACTCTCGCATAATGAACGGGCGATCAGACTGTATGAGAAAATGGGATATCAGACAACAGATCAGCTTATTCACCTTGGTTATTCGGCTCCATTGACATGCGATCCGAACCATGGACCGCATGATATTCACTGGAAAAAGCCGCATGATTTAGCGGAGCACTCTTTTTGCAGCAGGCTGATTCCATGGCAGGTGCAGTGGCAGAACATTCGTGACGGTGAAGCGCTGCTTGCGGTTGAAAACGGGGAAACGATTGGCTATTCCCTTTCAAAACGCAAATACGACGAGGATGGAAAGCTTTCCGGAATCCTCCTGTTTCAGTGCGAAGCTCATCCAGAGCATGAAAACAAAGAAAGTGTCCTTAAATCATTGCTGCACGAAGCTTTTGCGTTTTCAAACGAAGCTAACGTAAGCAGGACGGCCGTGAATTTCTCCAAAACCCACCCGGTCTGCGGCATTCTTGAAGACGAGGGATTCATCGTAAAAGCAGAGCAGGTTTTTATGGTAAGAGAGATGACTGCATAA
- a CDS encoding TetR/AcrR family transcriptional regulator yields the protein MAPIVSEEYKEKKKRHILDSSLKAFGEKGFQLATIDDIVAESGLSKGAIYNYFKSKEEIYLQLMQRKTEENIAGLKERFRIKETAEEKLRQFFENYLEIKLSPDWQRMIGVHLEFWIHSGRDEELKRVMTARYEEVYRTLLMEILQEGTERKEFRPDVNPAIISSMVWGTIDGTCLHYSVIGNDYPFREQIKTLEEMVFMYVRKGERE from the coding sequence ATGGCTCCAATTGTATCAGAGGAATATAAGGAGAAGAAGAAGCGGCATATTCTGGACAGTTCTCTGAAGGCGTTCGGTGAAAAAGGGTTCCAGCTGGCCACCATCGATGACATTGTAGCAGAATCCGGATTGAGCAAAGGAGCCATCTATAACTATTTCAAAAGCAAGGAAGAGATTTATCTGCAGCTGATGCAAAGAAAGACGGAAGAAAATATCGCAGGATTAAAAGAACGTTTCCGTATAAAGGAAACGGCTGAAGAAAAGCTCAGGCAGTTTTTCGAAAACTATCTGGAGATCAAGCTTTCACCGGACTGGCAGCGGATGATCGGCGTTCATCTTGAGTTCTGGATTCATTCAGGACGGGATGAAGAGCTGAAACGGGTGATGACGGCAAGGTATGAGGAAGTTTACCGGACGCTGCTGATGGAGATTTTGCAGGAAGGAACCGAGCGGAAGGAATTCCGGCCGGATGTAAATCCTGCGATTATCTCGTCCATGGTTTGGGGAACGATTGACGGCACCTGCCTACATTATTCTGTCATCGGAAATGACTATCCGTTCCGGGAACAGATAAAGACACTTGAAGAAATGGTTTTTATGTACGTAAGAAAAGGGGAGAGAGAATGA
- a CDS encoding Na+/H+ antiporter NhaC family protein, whose amino-acid sequence MMDTKANGWALLPLVIFIGLFVGSGIITGDFYKMPILVAILVAAAAALIMNRKESFTSKVESFSKGAGHPDLMIMVFIFILAGAFSEVAKGMGAVESTVNLALTFLPQSLLIAGLFIIGAFISLAMGTSTGTIAALAPIGVGISTEADISAALAMGAIIGGAMFGDNLSFISDTTIAAVRTQQTEMRDKFKVNLFIVLPAAIVTCVILFVMTLGGQAPVSPDAYSWVKMLPYIGVLAAALLGMNVIVVLAGGIILSGMIGIADGSYTLTAFLQKITDGIMGMAELVILSLLIGGMVELIKRNGGIHFILETMTKRISSKKGAEFAIAGLVSSTNLATANNTISIIATGPLAKDMADKYDIDKRKSASLLDIFSCSIQGLIPYGAQMLSAAEFASISPTSILPYSFYPVLIALCGVVAILVQYPRFKRKAA is encoded by the coding sequence ATTATGGACACAAAAGCTAACGGATGGGCACTTTTGCCCCTCGTTATTTTCATCGGACTGTTTGTTGGATCGGGCATCATCACGGGAGACTTCTACAAAATGCCGATCCTTGTGGCAATCCTTGTTGCCGCAGCGGCAGCCCTTATCATGAACCGGAAAGAAAGCTTCACATCAAAAGTGGAGAGTTTCTCAAAAGGAGCGGGACACCCTGACCTAATGATCATGGTCTTTATCTTTATTCTTGCGGGTGCTTTTTCGGAGGTGGCAAAAGGGATGGGCGCCGTTGAGTCGACGGTTAACCTGGCACTTACCTTTCTCCCTCAAAGCCTGCTGATTGCAGGACTGTTTATCATTGGTGCGTTTATTTCGCTTGCGATGGGTACGTCTACAGGAACGATTGCAGCTCTTGCGCCGATTGGAGTCGGAATAAGTACAGAGGCAGACATCTCTGCGGCTCTTGCAATGGGTGCCATTATTGGCGGTGCCATGTTTGGAGATAACTTATCGTTCATCTCGGATACAACCATTGCGGCTGTTCGAACACAGCAAACGGAAATGAGAGACAAGTTTAAAGTAAACTTATTCATCGTCCTGCCTGCAGCCATCGTAACGTGCGTCATTCTGTTTGTGATGACACTTGGAGGTCAGGCGCCTGTTTCGCCCGACGCATACAGCTGGGTAAAAATGCTTCCATACATCGGGGTTCTTGCAGCAGCCCTGCTCGGAATGAATGTGATTGTTGTTCTTGCAGGCGGAATTATCCTTTCCGGTATGATTGGAATAGCAGACGGCAGCTACACACTGACAGCCTTTCTGCAGAAAATAACAGACGGCATTATGGGAATGGCCGAGCTTGTTATCCTTTCACTCCTGATCGGAGGTATGGTGGAACTGATTAAGCGAAACGGCGGCATTCACTTTATTCTTGAAACGATGACAAAGCGCATTTCCTCTAAAAAAGGAGCGGAATTTGCCATAGCCGGCCTTGTCAGCTCAACGAACCTTGCAACTGCAAACAACACAATTTCAATCATTGCTACTGGACCTCTTGCCAAAGATATGGCGGACAAGTATGACATCGATAAACGAAAATCAGCAAGTCTTCTCGATATCTTTTCATGCAGCATCCAGGGACTTATTCCTTACGGTGCGCAGATGCTTTCAGCGGCTGAATTTGCTTCCATCTCGCCGACAAGCATTCTGCCGTACTCGTTTTATCCGGTACTGATTGCCCTGTGCGGTGTTGTGGCGATTTTGGTTCAGTATCCGCGGTTTAAAAGAAAAGCAGCGTAA
- a CDS encoding CarD family transcriptional regulator, with product MFQIGDNIVYPMHGVGIIKAIEDKEISGKNQQYYVINMLIGNMQVMIPTDKILSSSIRPVTDILALKHIIHIFQHGESDRLLTWKQRYKVNTDKIKTGKIQEGAEVIRDLMRMKKEKALNTSEKKMLDNAHEFLISELGVIKGITDHQINSFC from the coding sequence TTGTTTCAAATTGGCGATAACATTGTTTATCCAATGCACGGAGTCGGTATAATTAAAGCTATAGAAGACAAGGAAATATCAGGGAAAAACCAACAATATTATGTCATAAATATGTTAATAGGTAATATGCAAGTCATGATTCCTACGGATAAAATATTGAGTTCAAGTATACGCCCAGTTACTGACATACTTGCATTAAAGCACATCATACACATTTTTCAGCATGGAGAATCAGATAGATTACTGACGTGGAAACAAAGGTATAAAGTAAACACGGACAAAATTAAAACCGGTAAAATCCAAGAAGGTGCTGAAGTTATACGTGATTTAATGCGTATGAAGAAAGAAAAAGCACTTAATACAAGTGAAAAAAAAATGTTGGATAACGCACATGAATTTTTGATTAGTGAACTGGGAGTCATTAAAGGGATCACTGATCATCAAATAAATAGTTTCTGTTAA
- a CDS encoding aldehyde dehydrogenase, which translates to MEQIQSILAAQREYFLKGHTRKLEDRKKNLDRLRKSIKRNEQAIIDALNKDLNKSEFEAYTTEIGILLEEISFAGKHLKKWAAPEKVKTAVTHIGTTGRIIPEPYGTALIIAPWNYPFQLALSPLVGAISAGNTAVLKPSEFAPAVSALLKKIIEETFPKEYIAVIEGGIETNQQLLAEKFDTIFFTGSVPVGKIVMEAASKHLTPVTLELGGKSPCIVHKDADLKLSARRIAFGKFTNAGQTCIAPDYLMVHEDIKEEFMTLLKSEIEQMFGKDPLQNEKYSRMISEKHFDRLTEFFKDGTILHGGESDKSTLTIAPTIIGDVAADSPVMQEEIFGPIFPVLQYRELEEAISFIQARPKPLALYLFTSSKQTEEQVVTRVSFGGGCINDTLMHIATPHLPFGGVGESGMGNYHGKFSFDAFSHYKSVLNQTTRFDLSFRYPNAKNGLKIVKRLLK; encoded by the coding sequence ATGGAACAAATTCAATCCATTCTTGCGGCCCAAAGAGAGTATTTTTTAAAGGGACATACAAGAAAACTCGAGGACCGCAAAAAAAACCTGGATCGTCTCCGCAAGTCGATAAAAAGAAACGAGCAGGCCATTATAGATGCACTGAATAAGGACTTAAACAAATCCGAGTTTGAGGCCTATACAACAGAAATCGGGATCCTGCTTGAAGAGATCTCTTTTGCGGGCAAACATTTAAAAAAGTGGGCAGCCCCCGAAAAAGTGAAAACGGCGGTTACCCATATCGGCACAACCGGGCGGATTATCCCTGAACCTTACGGAACGGCACTGATTATCGCCCCGTGGAACTATCCCTTCCAGCTTGCTTTATCGCCGCTTGTCGGTGCCATATCGGCAGGGAATACAGCGGTCTTAAAGCCTTCTGAATTCGCTCCGGCTGTATCCGCTCTGCTGAAGAAGATAATTGAAGAAACGTTTCCAAAGGAGTATATCGCCGTCATTGAAGGCGGAATAGAAACGAATCAGCAGCTTCTGGCAGAGAAGTTCGATACGATTTTCTTCACCGGCAGCGTGCCGGTCGGCAAAATTGTGATGGAGGCCGCATCGAAGCATCTGACACCTGTTACTCTAGAGCTTGGCGGGAAAAGTCCATGTATTGTTCACAAGGACGCTGACCTTAAGCTCTCTGCTCGCAGAATTGCTTTCGGAAAGTTTACAAATGCAGGCCAAACCTGTATTGCACCTGACTATTTAATGGTTCATGAAGACATAAAAGAGGAATTTATGACACTGCTCAAGTCGGAAATTGAGCAAATGTTCGGCAAGGATCCTCTCCAGAATGAAAAGTACAGCCGTATGATCAGCGAAAAACATTTTGACCGTCTGACAGAGTTTTTTAAAGATGGGACCATTCTTCATGGAGGCGAGTCAGATAAATCCACGCTCACAATTGCTCCGACCATCATTGGGGATGTGGCAGCAGATTCTCCTGTTATGCAGGAGGAGATCTTCGGACCGATTTTCCCTGTACTCCAGTACAGGGAGCTGGAAGAAGCCATCTCTTTTATCCAGGCACGCCCTAAACCGCTTGCGCTTTATTTATTCACATCAAGCAAGCAGACAGAAGAGCAGGTGGTCACCAGGGTTTCTTTTGGAGGAGGCTGCATCAATGATACGCTTATGCACATCGCAACTCCGCACCTGCCGTTTGGAGGAGTAGGAGAAAGCGGAATGGGCAATTATCACGGCAAATTCAGCTTCGATGCTTTTTCTCACTATAAAAGTGTTTTGAATCAAACAACCAGATTTGACTTGAGCTTCCGTTATCCGAATGCGAAAAACGGGTTGAAGATTGTGAAGCGGCTTTTAAAGTAA
- a CDS encoding cupin domain-containing protein, translating into MNVQHELFEGDGTIPNNTEFPLLVYKAAFSEKEEFEHALKKNSWNGAWVNGVYNYHHFHSSAHEVLGVLSGRAEVLFGGEEGRKLLLEKGDVAVIPAGVGHKCLQKDADFQVMGAYPDNEEMDMCTGKPEEYEEAISRIKQVPLPSHDPFYGENGPLFEYWKVGE; encoded by the coding sequence ATGAACGTCCAGCATGAGCTGTTTGAAGGAGATGGAACCATTCCGAATAATACGGAGTTTCCGCTGCTCGTATACAAAGCCGCTTTTTCTGAAAAAGAGGAATTTGAACATGCATTGAAAAAGAACAGCTGGAACGGAGCCTGGGTCAACGGAGTCTACAACTATCATCATTTTCACAGTTCCGCGCATGAAGTACTCGGCGTACTCAGCGGAAGGGCTGAGGTTCTTTTTGGAGGAGAAGAAGGCCGCAAGCTTTTATTGGAAAAGGGAGATGTAGCGGTCATTCCGGCTGGAGTCGGCCACAAATGCCTCCAGAAAGATGCGGACTTCCAAGTCATGGGGGCCTATCCGGACAATGAGGAAATGGATATGTGCACAGGGAAACCGGAGGAATACGAGGAAGCCATCAGCCGGATTAAGCAAGTGCCGCTGCCTTCACATGATCCATTTTACGGGGAAAATGGTCCGCTGTTTGAGTATTGGAAAGTTGGAGAATGA
- a CDS encoding class I SAM-dependent methyltransferase — MFTAFTKNFSRPKGFLGIVAGKIMALENTTINKWTIGKLKIRPGDRILEIGFGPGYSIGYMLKHHRRVIIDGVDVSETMKEQAEKQFSSYVKNGRVKLMKADAETVELPANTYDKLLSVNNYTIWNDPRAGLENLTKSLKPGGMAAITMQPREEDASAEKTKMFGRQIRDDMLACGYEDVRVSFKKVRPELTVCVTGIKKGGR, encoded by the coding sequence ATGTTTACAGCGTTCACAAAAAATTTCAGCCGGCCAAAAGGATTTTTAGGGATTGTAGCAGGAAAAATCATGGCACTTGAGAACACAACAATTAATAAATGGACGATCGGCAAACTGAAGATAAGGCCGGGGGACCGTATTCTGGAAATAGGATTTGGACCGGGGTACAGCATCGGCTATATGCTGAAACATCACCGCAGAGTCATTATAGACGGGGTGGATGTCTCTGAAACGATGAAGGAACAGGCAGAAAAGCAGTTCAGCAGCTATGTGAAAAACGGGCGCGTGAAATTAATGAAGGCCGATGCCGAAACAGTCGAGCTGCCTGCAAACACGTACGACAAGCTGCTTTCGGTCAACAATTACACGATATGGAACGACCCTCGCGCAGGGCTTGAGAATCTCACGAAATCCTTGAAGCCCGGAGGAATGGCGGCCATCACAATGCAGCCAAGGGAAGAGGATGCTTCAGCGGAAAAAACAAAAATGTTCGGCAGACAGATCCGCGATGACATGCTCGCCTGCGGCTATGAAGATGTAAGAGTATCCTTTAAAAAAGTGCGTCCTGAATTGACTGTCTGCGTGACAGGCATTAAAAAAGGAGGAAGATGA
- a CDS encoding MFS transporter, whose translation MAEPQSAHVLLKQQSLWTNKTFLSLFTAYTLSIFGGTFHTIALNIWVLKTYDSAALMSAVLITHMLVTTCFASIAGTAADRMNRKKMMWISDLIRCLLVVCLAAAIAVETPFWVIILLTAGTALSGLFKGPAFNASLTDVVGKEKIQSATGAMSLADNIARTLGFAAGGIVVAAFGGVAAILIDALMFFVSVILVLAVKNFPEHRETYAEKTTFKQDLLTGFSYIWQEPFARAITILSPVLILFFTTSLMIIQVIAIKEWKASPAEFGLIEASIPLGYMAGAGLIMVFEKKLVHRGMIILGSTIALGPLYVILGKIDSAVIGIPVILLVGFLFSFSTLLINVILRLEVTSSMQGRVFGTIGALTSVLPPAGLAAASFFTDLFGGGHVLLICGLLLTVIGMIGWFWLKDLREYR comes from the coding sequence ATGGCTGAACCTCAGTCTGCTCACGTCTTGCTGAAACAGCAAAGCTTATGGACAAACAAGACCTTTTTGTCGCTCTTCACCGCCTACACACTCTCCATTTTTGGCGGCACGTTTCACACAATTGCCCTGAATATCTGGGTGCTCAAAACTTATGACAGCGCAGCCCTCATGTCTGCCGTCCTTATCACTCATATGCTTGTGACCACGTGTTTTGCCTCCATAGCAGGCACGGCAGCAGACAGGATGAACCGGAAAAAAATGATGTGGATATCAGACTTGATCAGGTGTTTGCTTGTAGTTTGTCTCGCGGCAGCAATCGCGGTGGAAACCCCGTTCTGGGTCATTATCCTGCTTACTGCAGGTACAGCACTTTCCGGGTTGTTTAAGGGTCCTGCTTTTAACGCTTCGCTCACTGATGTGGTAGGCAAAGAGAAGATCCAGTCAGCAACAGGTGCTATGAGTCTTGCAGACAACATTGCAAGAACACTTGGGTTTGCTGCCGGCGGAATCGTCGTGGCTGCTTTTGGCGGTGTTGCGGCTATTTTAATTGATGCGCTTATGTTCTTTGTATCTGTGATTCTCGTTCTCGCGGTGAAAAATTTTCCCGAGCACAGGGAGACCTATGCAGAAAAAACAACGTTTAAGCAGGATTTGCTCACTGGATTCTCATATATATGGCAAGAACCGTTCGCACGGGCGATCACGATTCTATCACCTGTTCTCATTCTGTTTTTCACCACATCCCTAATGATCATTCAGGTAATTGCCATTAAAGAGTGGAAAGCATCCCCTGCTGAATTCGGCCTGATTGAAGCAAGCATTCCGCTTGGGTATATGGCCGGTGCGGGGCTGATCATGGTGTTTGAAAAGAAACTGGTTCACAGAGGCATGATTATTCTTGGCAGTACAATCGCTCTCGGGCCCCTCTATGTCATTCTTGGAAAGATTGATTCGGCTGTGATTGGAATTCCTGTGATTTTGCTGGTGGGATTTTTATTTTCGTTCAGTACCCTGCTCATAAATGTCATACTCAGACTCGAGGTAACGAGCAGCATGCAGGGAAGAGTGTTCGGAACGATTGGTGCTCTTACGAGTGTTCTCCCTCCTGCCGGCCTCGCTGCAGCTTCGTTTTTCACCGATCTCTTTGGCGGAGGGCATGTGCTTCTCATTTGCGGTTTGCTTCTCACTGTTATCGGGATGATCGGGTGGTTCTGGCTAAAGGATTTGAGGGAGTACAGATAG
- a CDS encoding YqcI/YcgG family protein, with protein sequence MITVPKYLLEKEDMTNPEIVPEWVIREYQNFRSVVTNKTFPCYFGMAAEKKGELRYAYISKEDWSNLPEALIAFKKLFDEAEKLIRHGLFVFVEPEEDEKSIPYYREYFWNVLQYLHDIDKEPWPKDYPQDPDHHLWAFSFADEPYFVFGNAPAYKQRKTRDLGASLVLGFQPRRIFEGLEGTSEGGSMSREKVRERVEKWDQLPKHPNISHYGDPDHREWKQYFIGDDIEPIQGKCPFHHK encoded by the coding sequence ATGATCACGGTGCCTAAATATTTGCTTGAAAAAGAAGATATGACCAATCCTGAAATCGTTCCCGAATGGGTTATAAGGGAATATCAGAATTTCAGAAGTGTCGTCACAAATAAAACGTTCCCATGCTACTTCGGAATGGCCGCAGAAAAAAAGGGAGAGCTGAGATATGCTTACATATCAAAAGAAGACTGGTCTAATCTTCCGGAAGCCCTGATTGCGTTTAAGAAGCTGTTTGACGAAGCTGAGAAGCTCATTCGCCACGGTCTGTTTGTATTCGTTGAACCGGAGGAGGACGAAAAATCGATTCCGTACTACCGGGAGTATTTCTGGAATGTGCTTCAGTACCTTCATGATATCGACAAAGAGCCTTGGCCGAAAGATTACCCGCAGGATCCGGATCATCACCTCTGGGCCTTTTCGTTTGCCGATGAACCGTACTTCGTCTTTGGAAATGCCCCCGCCTACAAACAGCGGAAAACAAGAGATCTTGGGGCAAGTTTAGTGCTTGGTTTCCAGCCGCGCCGCATATTTGAAGGACTCGAAGGCACGTCAGAGGGCGGCAGCATGTCCCGCGAAAAAGTGAGGGAGCGGGTTGAAAAGTGGGATCAGCTTCCAAAGCACCCGAACATCAGCCACTACGGGGACCCGGATCACAGAGAGTGGAAGCAGTATTTTATCGGAGATGACATTGAGCCCATCCAGGGGAAATGCCCTTTTCATCATAAGTAA